The proteins below come from a single Bremerella sp. JC817 genomic window:
- a CDS encoding phage integrase SAM-like domain-containing protein translates to MASLSTDKNGNRKIQYVDSSEERRTIYLGKIPKKTAATIKIRVEHLVVAQKTGLGLDSETALWVANIDNRLAKKLADKGLIEPRENFVVPNLEEFLDGYIVGRANLKPNTKRNYNVTRDHLVNHFGAQKKLKDISPGDADQWRESLLKTLSAATVSREVKRAKQFFRAAVRKRYLSENPFADLATPAQVNSTREYFVPKSNVYKILAECPDNQWKLIVALARFGGLRTPSETLLLRFGDVDWEKERITVRSPKTAHHPGGDQRVIPLFPELKPYLNAVYHEAEDGQEFFITRYRDKGSNLRTQFERFIDRAKVDPWPKLFQNLRSSRETELTATFPEHVVCKWLGNSVSVARKHYLQVTDEHFSQAIKSDAKSDALITQNPTQSVAAEVSSDSQETKKARKDRAILPPDTAQCESTLDGLAPPRGVEPLFSG, encoded by the coding sequence ATGGCGTCTTTAAGCACCGACAAAAACGGAAACCGAAAGATCCAATACGTCGATTCGAGCGAAGAACGAAGGACGATTTACTTGGGGAAGATTCCCAAAAAGACCGCAGCGACGATTAAGATCCGTGTGGAACACCTAGTTGTTGCTCAAAAAACTGGACTAGGTCTGGACTCAGAAACCGCCCTTTGGGTGGCCAACATCGACAATCGACTGGCTAAGAAGTTGGCCGATAAGGGACTGATTGAGCCACGTGAGAATTTTGTCGTGCCCAACTTGGAAGAGTTCTTGGATGGGTATATCGTCGGCCGAGCCAACTTGAAGCCCAATACGAAACGGAATTACAACGTCACTCGCGACCACTTGGTAAATCACTTCGGAGCCCAAAAGAAGCTGAAGGACATTTCCCCTGGCGATGCAGACCAGTGGCGAGAGTCCCTTCTCAAAACTCTATCGGCTGCAACCGTCTCGCGGGAAGTCAAACGGGCCAAGCAGTTCTTTCGTGCTGCAGTCCGTAAGCGATACCTGTCGGAAAACCCGTTCGCTGATTTAGCAACGCCGGCGCAGGTGAATAGCACCAGGGAGTACTTCGTTCCCAAATCAAATGTTTACAAAATCCTAGCCGAGTGCCCAGATAATCAATGGAAGTTAATCGTTGCCCTAGCACGCTTCGGCGGCCTGCGGACACCTTCTGAAACGTTGCTGTTGCGTTTCGGTGATGTCGACTGGGAGAAGGAACGAATCACCGTTCGTAGTCCAAAGACGGCCCACCACCCAGGCGGCGATCAACGGGTAATTCCACTATTTCCGGAGTTGAAACCCTACCTGAATGCTGTCTATCACGAAGCGGAGGATGGCCAGGAATTCTTTATCACAAGGTACCGAGACAAGGGGTCCAATCTCCGAACCCAATTCGAGCGGTTCATAGATCGGGCAAAGGTCGATCCCTGGCCAAAGCTGTTTCAGAATCTACGATCGAGTCGCGAGACCGAACTCACAGCGACCTTTCCCGAGCATGTCGTCTGTAAGTGGCTCGGGAACTCAGTCAGCGTTGCGCGGAAACACTATCTGCAGGTGACCGACGAGCATTTTTCCCAGGCTATCAAAAGCGACGCAAAATCCGACGCACTGATAACGCAGAATCCGACGCAGTCGGTAGCCGCTGAAGTAAGCAGCGACTCGCAAGAAACAAAAAAAGCCCGGAAAGACCGGGCTATTCTGCCGCCAGACACTGCTCAATGCGAGAGCACGCTGGACGGGCTAGCACCCCCTAGGGGAGTCGAACCCCTGTTTTCGGGCTGA